Proteins from a single region of Thunnus albacares chromosome 14, fThuAlb1.1, whole genome shotgun sequence:
- the fbxo28 gene encoding F-box only protein 28, whose product MAAVVERVDGCVGSLDADAVSPRQSTPPPDQPHQNNPLLGLPIVAIETILNFLSYDEISLLRSVCKRMDMICQRVLNQGFLKVERYHSLCQRQVKAQLPRRESERRNHSLARHADILAAVETRLSLLNMTFMKYVDSNLCCFIPGKVIDEIYRVLRYVNSTRAPQRAHEVLQELRDISSMAMEYFDEKIVPILKKKLPGADLSGRLIGSAPVAGPSTSLTTMSLLAKNTPSRSEMTKVQQQVKVNGASMTVLRREMQEIRVKQLEQQKQLQDQEQKLLEQTQVIGEQNARLAELEHKLRELMDSSSAAMGGPRPSTAVPSTSSTTAVSSTAASTSVSVLASGSMVAASLPREPEGEGGSSLKRSRKSSDLPRQSKRLRSKK is encoded by the exons ATGGCGGCCGTCGTGGAGAGAGTTGATGGATGTGTTGGGTCCTTGGACGCAGACGCGGTGTCACCGAGACAGTCCACCCCTCCACCGGACCAGCCGCACCAGAACAACCCGCTGTTAGGGCTGCCCATCGTGGCCATTGAGACTATTCTCAATTTTCTGTCTTACGACGAAATCAGCTTGCTGCGCTCG GTGTGTAAGCGCATGGACATGATCTGCCAGCGTGTCCTGAATCAGGGCTTCCTGAAGGTGGAGCGTTATCACAGCCTGTGTCAGAGGCAGGTCAAGGCCCAGTTGCCCAG GCGAGAGTCGGAGAGGAGAAACCATTCGCTGGCTCGTCACGCTGACATTCTGGCTGCCGTGGAGACGCGCCTTTCTCTGCTCAACATGACCTTCATGAAATATGTTGACTCCAACCTCTGCTGCTTCATCCCTGGAAAG GTGATAGATGAAATTTACCGCGTGCTGCGCTACGTGAACTCTACTCGAGCACCCCAGCGAGCTCACGAGGTTCTCCAAGAGTTGAGGGATATTTCCTCCATGGCCATGGAGTACTTTGATGAGAAAATCGTCCCCATCCTGAAGAAGAAGCTGCCAGGTGCTGACCTGTCCGGCCGCCTTATTGGCTCTGCACCAG TGGCAGGTCCATCTACCTCCTTGACTACCATGTCCCTGCTGGCCAAGAACACTCCGTCACGCTCTGAGATGACCAAGGTGCAGCAGCAGGTGAAGGTGAATGGGGCATCGATGACGGTCCTGCGGAGGGAGATGCAGGAAATTCGTGTCAAGCAGTTGgagcagcagaagcagctgCAGGACCAGGAGCAGAAGCTGCTGGAACAGACACAGGTGATTGGAGAGCAGAACGCTCGCCTCGCTGAGCTGGAACATAAGCTCCGCGAACTGATGGACAGTAGTTCTGCTGCTATGGGGGGACCAAGGCCCAGCACAGCTGTCCCCTCCACATCCAGCACCACTGCTGTGTCTTCCACTGCTGCCAGCACATCCGTGAGTGTGTTGGCAAGTGGCAGCATGGTTGCAGCCTCTCTACCCAGAGAGCCAGAGGGTGAGGGAGGGTCATCGCTCAAACGCAGCAGAAAGAGCTCAGACCTTCCACGACAGTCCAAACGGCTGCGCAGCAAGAAATAA